One window from the genome of Fusobacterium varium encodes:
- a CDS encoding thiazole synthase: protein MEKFILKGHEFQSRLLTGTGKFSDKNLVAPMLEASGSQIITMALRRINFQNPKENILNYIPKHITLLPNTSGARTAEEAVKIARIAREAGCGDFIKIEIINDSKYLMPDNAETIKVTKILADEGFIVLPYVMPDLITAKRLEDAGAAAVMPLGSPIGSNRGIITKPLIEMMLETNRVPIIVDAGIGKPSDAALAMEMGCDAVLVNTAIATAQDPVRMGRAFSLAVEAGREAYLAKMAEEKKYASASSPLTGFLFRGDEK from the coding sequence ATGGAAAAATTTATATTAAAAGGGCATGAATTTCAAAGTAGACTTCTTACAGGAACAGGAAAATTTTCAGATAAAAATTTAGTTGCTCCAATGTTAGAAGCTAGTGGTTCACAAATTATAACAATGGCTTTAAGAAGAATTAACTTCCAAAACCCAAAAGAAAATATATTAAACTATATACCAAAACATATTACACTTTTACCAAATACTTCTGGAGCTAGAACAGCTGAAGAGGCAGTTAAAATAGCTAGAATAGCAAGAGAAGCTGGTTGTGGTGACTTTATAAAAATAGAGATAATAAATGATTCAAAATATCTTATGCCAGACAATGCTGAAACTATAAAAGTAACTAAAATATTAGCTGATGAAGGATTTATAGTTTTACCTTATGTAATGCCTGACTTAATTACAGCTAAAAGATTAGAAGATGCAGGAGCAGCAGCAGTAATGCCTTTAGGATCTCCAATCGGTTCAAATAGAGGAATCATAACAAAACCACTTATAGAGATGATGTTAGAAACAAATAGAGTACCTATAATAGTAGATGCAGGAATTGGAAAACCATCAGATGCAGCTTTAGCAATGGAAATGGGTTGTGATGCTGTACTAGTAAATACAGCTATTGCCACTGCTCAAGATCCAGTTAGAATGGGAAGAGCATTTTCATTAGCAGTTGAGGCTGGAAGAGAAGCATATTTAGCTAAAATGGCAGAGGAGAAAAAATATGCAAGTGCCTCTTCTCCTTTAACAGGTTTCCTATTTAGAGGAGATGAGAAATAA
- a CDS encoding MFS transporter — MDSNIKKSLIALAFGTLGLGVAEFVMMGILPNIASSLRITIPVAGHLISAYALGVCFGAIMLLMLRKYPMKNSLLLLVTIMAIGNGIAVISPSYTVMLLARFISGLPHGAYFGVASIVASKIAQEGKESEAVAIMISGMTVANLFGFPLGTFISGILSWRLIFLFIVLWDILTIFLIKRYVPYIAPLPDTGFLGQFKFLKSLAPWLILGATMMGNGGAFCWYSYVTPMFTEVSGFAPEIITALMVLAGLGMVIGNMIGGKLSSFFYPGKVGAIFQGLMAITLLGIFFLSPYKWAAVLLMCIVTLCLFAVSAPQQFLIIKFAPGGEMLGAAGIQIAFNLGNAIGAYLGGLPITYGVGVRYSALIASAIATLGFILFSLFNYLYQPKKSI; from the coding sequence ATGGACAGCAATATAAAAAAAAGTCTTATAGCTTTAGCTTTTGGAACTTTAGGTCTTGGGGTGGCAGAGTTTGTAATGATGGGTATTCTTCCAAATATAGCCTCTTCTCTAAGAATAACAATTCCAGTAGCTGGGCATCTTATTTCAGCTTATGCTTTAGGGGTTTGTTTTGGAGCTATTATGTTGTTGATGCTACGTAAATATCCTATGAAAAATTCTCTGTTACTTCTTGTAACTATTATGGCAATTGGAAATGGAATAGCTGTTATATCTCCAAGTTATACAGTTATGCTATTAGCTCGTTTTATATCTGGTCTTCCTCATGGAGCTTATTTCGGAGTTGCCTCTATTGTTGCATCAAAAATTGCTCAAGAGGGAAAAGAGTCAGAAGCTGTGGCAATAATGATATCTGGTATGACTGTGGCAAATCTTTTTGGATTTCCTCTTGGCACATTTATTAGTGGTATTTTATCTTGGAGATTAATTTTCCTATTTATTGTACTATGGGATATTTTAACTATATTTTTAATAAAGAGATATGTCCCTTATATTGCTCCACTTCCAGATACAGGTTTTTTAGGACAGTTTAAATTTTTAAAAAGTTTAGCTCCATGGTTGATATTAGGAGCTACTATGATGGGAAATGGTGGAGCTTTTTGTTGGTATAGCTATGTGACACCTATGTTTACAGAGGTATCTGGTTTTGCTCCTGAAATTATAACAGCTCTTATGGTTTTAGCTGGGCTTGGTATGGTAATTGGAAATATGATTGGTGGAAAGCTTAGTTCTTTCTTCTATCCTGGAAAGGTAGGGGCTATATTTCAAGGATTGATGGCAATTACTTTACTTGGAATTTTCTTTTTATCTCCATATAAATGGGCAGCAGTACTTTTAATGTGTATTGTGACTCTATGTTTATTTGCTGTAAGTGCACCTCAGCAATTTTTGATTATAAAATTTGCTCCTGGTGGGGAGATGTTAGGGGCTGCTGGAATACAGATTGCTTTTAACCTTGGAAACGCTATTGGAGCTTATCTTGGTGGACTTCCTATAACTTATGGGGTAGGAGTTAGATATTCAGCTCTTATTGCATCAGCTATTGCCACTTTAGGGTTTATTCTATTCTCTCTATTTAATTATTTATATCAACCTAAAAAGAGTATATAA
- the thiE gene encoding thiamine phosphate synthase yields the protein MRKRIDIPKGLYGITGDNFAHGKSNYQCVEEMIKGGIKIVQYRDKTKSSGQKVEEARAIRELCRKNGVLFIVNDNVDIAMLVDADGVHVGQDDMSPADVRKLLGDDKIVGLSTHSEEQGLKAYNDMNVDYIGVGPIFPTTTKDTAPVGLEYLEFAVANLHLPFIAIGGIKEHNIDEIISRGAERVCLVSDVVGAEDICKKVVDLSNKFKR from the coding sequence TTGAGAAAGAGAATTGATATACCTAAAGGGTTATATGGTATAACAGGTGACAATTTTGCTCATGGAAAAAGTAATTATCAATGTGTTGAAGAGATGATAAAAGGTGGAATCAAAATAGTTCAATATAGAGATAAAACTAAAAGTTCTGGGCAAAAGGTTGAAGAGGCTAGAGCTATAAGAGAGCTTTGCAGAAAAAACGGAGTTCTATTTATAGTAAATGACAATGTGGATATAGCAATGCTAGTTGATGCTGATGGTGTTCATGTTGGTCAAGATGATATGAGTCCTGCTGATGTTAGAAAACTTTTAGGCGATGATAAGATAGTTGGACTTTCTACTCATTCAGAGGAGCAAGGGTTAAAAGCTTATAATGATATGAATGTTGACTATATTGGGGTTGGACCTATCTTCCCTACAACTACAAAGGATACAGCTCCTGTTGGGCTTGAATATCTTGAATTTGCTGTAGCTAATCTACATCTTCCATTTATAGCTATTGGTGGAATAAAAGAGCATAATATAGATGAGATTATAAGCAGAGGAGCAGAGAGAGTTTGCTTAGTTAGTGATGTAGTAGGAGCAGAGGATATCTGCAAAAAAGTTGTTGATTTAAGCAATAAGTTTAAAAGATAG
- the thiH gene encoding 2-iminoacetate synthase ThiH: MSFYNELVKWKDFDFDGYFSKVTDEDVLNSIEKEKLTVYDYLNLLSPIAQNHLEAMAVKATKLTRQHFGNVIGLYLPIYVSNYCTSNCIYCGFSKKNHIKRRHMKFEEIEHEAQEIAKSGIGSILLLTGEAKGLIDKEYLKGGIDILKKYFSSVSIEVMPLDEEDYKYLADDGLDGLTVYQETYDETRYAQVHLSGEKRNFKYRLDTPERGAKAGIRAIGIGALLGLGGIRDDAFKTGLHLKYLMDRYPNSEFSISFPRINEAEGNFKDSYAVDDVTFVQIILANRIFQPKAGINLSTRESAYMRDHLVTMGVTKFSAGSKTEVGGYSHDNESTAQFDITDSRDVDSIVKAIRGKGLEVFYKDWETLV; the protein is encoded by the coding sequence ATGAGTTTTTACAACGAACTTGTAAAATGGAAAGACTTTGATTTTGATGGGTACTTTTCAAAAGTAACTGATGAAGATGTTTTAAATAGTATAGAAAAAGAGAAATTAACTGTATATGATTACCTAAATCTTCTTTCACCTATTGCTCAAAATCATCTTGAAGCAATGGCAGTAAAAGCAACAAAACTTACAAGACAACACTTTGGAAATGTTATAGGATTATATCTTCCTATATATGTTTCAAACTATTGTACAAGTAACTGTATTTACTGTGGATTCTCAAAGAAAAATCATATTAAGAGAAGACATATGAAATTTGAAGAGATAGAGCATGAAGCACAAGAGATAGCAAAATCAGGAATTGGAAGTATTCTTCTTTTAACTGGTGAAGCTAAAGGGTTAATTGATAAAGAGTATTTAAAAGGTGGAATAGACATTCTAAAAAAATATTTCTCATCTGTATCTATTGAGGTTATGCCACTAGATGAAGAAGATTATAAATATCTTGCTGATGATGGACTTGACGGACTTACTGTATATCAAGAAACTTATGATGAAACAAGATATGCTCAAGTGCATCTATCAGGAGAGAAAAGAAACTTTAAATATCGTCTTGATACTCCAGAAAGGGGAGCAAAGGCAGGTATTAGAGCAATAGGAATAGGAGCATTATTAGGGCTTGGAGGTATCAGAGATGATGCTTTTAAAACAGGATTACATCTTAAATATCTAATGGACAGATATCCTAACAGTGAATTTAGTATCTCTTTCCCAAGAATTAATGAAGCTGAAGGAAACTTTAAAGATAGTTATGCAGTAGATGATGTTACATTTGTTCAAATTATCTTAGCTAATAGAATTTTCCAACCAAAAGCTGGAATCAATCTTTCTACAAGAGAAAGTGCATATATGAGAGATCACCTTGTAACTATGGGAGTAACAAAATTCTCAGCAGGATCTAAAACAGAAGTTGGAGGATACTCTCACGACAATGAGTCAACAGCTCAATTTGATATAACTGATAGTAGAGATGTAGATAGTATCGTTAAAGCTATTAGAGGAAAAGGACTTGAAGTGTTCTATAAAGATTGGGAGACTCTTGTATGA
- the thiF gene encoding sulfur carrier protein ThiS adenylyltransferase ThiF yields MRIGIAGVGGIGSNVAFHLVRTGVTELKFGDFDKIEESNLNRQFFFKDQVGKYKAEALYENLKRINPDGDFQYEIIKFERENIREFFKDCDIVVEGFDKNEYKSMLIEELYPLGKIIVSASGIASYDCNSIQVKNMGKNLYIVGDFQKDIADYKTYSHKVSVISAMMAGIVLERGGYFEKEN; encoded by the coding sequence ATGAGAATAGGGATTGCAGGAGTTGGAGGAATCGGCTCAAATGTAGCTTTTCATCTAGTTAGAACAGGTGTTACTGAACTTAAATTTGGAGACTTTGATAAAATTGAAGAGTCTAATCTAAATAGACAATTTTTCTTTAAAGATCAAGTTGGAAAATATAAGGCAGAGGCTTTATATGAAAATTTAAAGAGAATCAATCCTGATGGAGATTTTCAATATGAGATAATCAAATTTGAAAGAGAGAATATTAGAGAGTTTTTCAAAGATTGTGACATTGTAGTTGAAGGTTTTGATAAAAATGAGTATAAATCTATGCTTATAGAGGAACTTTATCCATTGGGAAAGATAATCGTTTCAGCATCTGGAATAGCTAGTTATGATTGCAATTCTATTCAAGTAAAAAATATGGGGAAAAATCTATATATAGTAGGGGATTTTCAAAAGGATATAGCTGACTATAAGACATATTCCCATAAAGTTTCTGTGATTTCTGCTATGATGGCAGGGATCGTTTTAGAAAGAGGTGGATATTTTGAGAAAGAGAATTGA